Below is a window of Leucobacter sp. Psy1 DNA.
GCGACGGTCGAACTGCCAGTCGGCGAGCAACACGCAGGCGACGGCGAACACCAGCAGCATGGCGTAGTAGCCGATCCAGCGACGGCTCCGGAGGAACGACCACCCGACGGGGTCGCCGTGTTCGGGTTCGCGCTCGCGAGCGTGCACCGTCTCGGGGGGAGCCGTGGTCATGCGTCCTCCAGATCATCGACGGGAACGACGCGCAGGGGAAAGTCCCTCGCCGACAGGAAAGCGACGAGGGTCTCGCGGTGGTCTGCGCACGCCAGCCACGTCTTCCGCCGCTCGGGGGAGTGGATCTTGGGGTTCCGCCAGAGGAGCGCCACGTCGGCGCGCGCGGTGCACCCGGCACGCGAACAGGTGAAGCGCTCATCGGGATCTCCACCGAGGACGCCCCCCAGCGGTCCGCCGAGTCCGCTCACGAGACCGTTCCCTGCGGGCCGTCAGGGCGGTCGGGTCCATTCGGTCCCGGTCCCGGTCCTGGTCCCGGTCCTGGTGCTGGCTCCGTTCCGGCGGGCGACGTCGGTTCGGCACGGCGGTGGGCGTCTGCGTCGATCACGATCGTCACGCCGGAGGGGCGCGGGGACGTATCAGACGCCTGCTCGGGCGGCATGAGCTCGGCCGGGCTCGGCGCCTCCGGCCTGCTGCCGTCCGTCGTCGGCCCGACGGCGTTGCCGACCATCACCGCGAGGTAGGGGAGCACCACTGCTCCGACGATGCAGACGATCGCCCAGAACCAGCTGCGGACGAAGAAGAGCGACGCCACGCAGACGAGACGCAACGCCATCGAAGTGAAGTAGAAGCGCATACGGTGCGCGCGATCCTCGGCTGCCGACTGGCCCGCCGATGTCACGCTGTAGCTCCTAGCCATGTGCCCCTTCTCGATCGTCCGTCGTCCAGCCTACGCCGGACGGCTGGGGAGGTGCACCGAACACGACGAACTCTCCTCTAGGCTGGATGCGACAACCCGACGGAAGGACGCCCCATGACGACTCCCCGCACCGTGCTGATCACGGGTGGCAACCGCGGCATCGGCTATGCGATCGCCGAGCGCATGATCGCCGACGGGCACCGTGTCGCCGTGACCTCGCGCTCCGGAGAGGGGCCAGCCGGGGCCCTCACGGTCCGCGCAGAGATGACCGACGCGGCCTCCATCGACGCGGCGTTCTCCGAGATCGAGGCCGAGCTCGGCCCCGTGGAGGTCGTGGTCGCGAACGCCGGGATCACGAAGGACACGCTGCTGCTCCGCATGAGCGAGGAGGAGTTCACGAGCGTGATCGACACCAACCTCACCGGCACCTTCCGGGTCGTGAAGCGCGCCGCGAAGGGCTTGCTGAAGGGACGATTCGGCCGCGTGATCCTGCTCTCGAGCGTTGTGGCGCTCTACGGTTCGCCCGGGCAGATCAACTACTCCTCGTCGAAGGCCGCGCTCGTCGGTTTCGCGCGTTCGCTCACGCGCGAGCTCGGCGCCCGCAACATCACCGCCAACGTGATCGCGCCGGGCTTCATCGAGACCGACATGACCGCGGCACTGCCCGAGGAGCAGCAGGCCCAGTACCGCGCTTCGATCCCCGCGGCGCGCTTTGGCACGGTCGAGGAGATCGCCGGGGTCGCGTCGTGGCTCGCCGGCGATGACGCCTCCTACGTCTCAGGGGCCGTGATCCCCGTTGACGGCGGCCTCGGCATGGGCCACTAGGCAGTCAGGCGGTCCAGCAGCGGGATCACGAGCGCGAGGTCGTCCTCGATGGAGACGTCGGCGCGCTCGCGAACCACGGGCTTCGCGTTGTAGGCCACTGAGAGTCCGGCGATCGCCATCATCTCGAGATCGTTGGCGCCATCGCCGATCGCGACGGTCGCCTGGAGCGGGATCCCCGCCGCGTCCGCCCACTCGCTGAGCGCATCGGCCTTCGCCGTCGCGTCGATCACGGGACCGACGGTGCGGCCGGTGAGCCGGCCGTCGCGCACCTCGAGACGGTTCGCACGCCAGTGATCGAGACCGAGATCCTCCGCCAGCGGGTCGAGCACCTCGTGGAAGCCGCCGGACACGACGCCCACTACGCCGCCGCGGGCGTGGACCTCGGCGATGAGTGCCTCGATCCCCGCGGATCGTCGCACGCGACGGTAGGTGTCGGCGAACACCGACTCCTGGGTGCCTGCCAGCGTCGCCACGCGCTCCGCGAGGCTCTCGGCGAAGTCGAGCTCGCCGCGCATGGCGCGCTCGGTCACGGCGGCCACCTTCTCACGGGAACCGGCTGCATCTGCGAGCAGTTCGATCACCTCATCGCGGATGGTCGTGGAGTCGCAGTCGAGAACAACGAGTGGGCGCGAGGAGGCGGCGTCAGGCATGACTCAAGTGTAGGCGGCGGAGGGGTAGGCTGGAGGCCATGGTCAACGTGCTGCGCTTCTCCGACGTCACCTATGTCCGCAACGGCCGCTCGATCCTCGCGGGCGTCGACTGGAACGTGGAGAGCGATCAGCGCTGGGTGATTCTCGGCCCGAACGGGGCGGGCAAGACCACTATGCTCAAGCTCGCGACGACGGGGGACTACCCGACGACAGGAACCGTCGACATCCTCGACGAGCGTCTCGGGAAGGTCGACATCTTCGAGCTGCGCACGCGCATCGGCTTCGCGGGTTCGGCCACGGCGAAGCGGATTCCCGAGAGCGAGACCGTACGCGACGTGGTCCTGACCGCCGCCTACTCCGTCGAGGGGCGCTGGAACGAGGCGTACGAGGCTATCGATGTCAGGCAGGCGGACCGGATTCTGGCGGAGTGGGGTCTCTCATCACTGGCCGACCACCGATTCGGCACCCTGAGCGATGGGGAGCGGAAGCGGGCGATGATCGCGCGCGCGGTGATGACCGACCCCGAGATGCTGCTGCTCGACGAGCCCAGTGCGAGCCTGGACCTCGGAGCCCGCGAGAATCTGCTGCAGATGCTCTCGGGGTTCGCCGCGTCGCCGATGTCGCCGGCCATGGTGATGGTGACGCACCACGTCGAAGAGATCCCTCCGGGCTTCACCCACGCGCTGCTCCTGCGGGATGGCAGAGTCCAGGCCGCAGGCCCGCTCGCCGACACGCTGACGGCGGAGCACCTCGAAACCACGTTCGGCATGCCATTCGACCTCACTGTGCGGGATGGACGATACGCCGCCGTGGCGCGCGTGTGAGACGAGCACCACTCTGCTACGATAGATCTTTGGTGCGACATCGCTTCGCAACACGCGCATCATCCGATCGCGCCCACGAACCAACCTGAAGGACAGCCATGCAGACCGACATCCACCCCGAGTACAACGCCATCGTGTTCCGTGACTTGGCGTCGGGCGAGACGTTCCTCACCCGTTCGACCCGCACGAGCGACAAGACGATCGAGCTCGACGGCACCACGTACCCGGTGATCGACGTCGAGATCTCCAGCGCATCGCACCCGTTCTACACGGGCAAGCAGCGCATCATGGACTCGGCCGGTCGCGTCGAGAAGTTCAACAAGCGCTTCAAGGGCTTCGGCGCCTAAGCACCGACCCTCACCGGAGCCCGCAGGGCTCTGGCGGGAACCCCTCGTTCACCGGAGCGGCCACCCGCCCTCCGCGACGAACGAGGGGTTTTTCGTGCGCCGCATGTACGCCTGGAAGTTCTCGGCCTGGTCGCGCGCCCACTCCACCTGGCGGCGGTGCAGTTCATCGAGGTCGGCGGGGATCACGTCGACGAACTTCTCGGTGAGCCGGTGCAGCACGCGTCCCGCGGCAATGGCGTCGTCACCCGCGTCGTGCGCCTGTCCGATGTCGACGCCGTAGTGCGCCGCGACGGCCGTCAGGGTCCGCTTGCCGCGTCGGAAGCGGTCGAACTGCTTGTCCAGGATGAGCGGGTCGATCACCGGCGCGATGGTCTCCGGCCAGGCGATCCCGTACCGATGCGCCTCTGCGCGCAGCAGCGAGAGATCGAACGGCGCGTTGTAGGCGACGATCGGGAACCCGCGGGCGAGCATCTCGGTCACCCGTTCCACGATCTGCGCGATCCCCACCTCCGCGTGGATGCCGCTCGTCCGGGCGACGTCGGTGGAGATACCGTGCACCTGCACGGCGGGGAGAGGGATCTCGACACCGGGATCCAGGAGCCAGTCGTATCGTTCCGCGATCTCTCCGTCGCGGTTCAGCAGCGCGATAGCCGCCGTGACGATGCGCGCTTCACGGGGATCGACGCCGGTGGTTTCGGTGTCGAAGACGGCGATGCGCTCGGCCCACAGGGGGAGATGACTGGTCACTCTGGTTCCTTCCGGTCCCGTCCAGGCTATCGGCATCCGACGCACCGGATGGACGCGGCCCGGCGCTCCTGCCAGCCGCGCTGAGTACGATTGCCTGGTGACTGACGCACCGCCAGACCTCCTGATCCCGACACTGGGCACCACGACGCGCGCGTGGACCGCCGGACCCGACGACGGCGCGCCGCTCATCCTGGTCCACGGCTTCCGGGGCGATCACCACGGTCTCGACGGCATCGGGCACGCGATCGCCGAACTGGTGCCAGAGGTCCGGATCCTGGTACCCGACCTTCCCGGCTTCGGCGCCACCCCGGCGGTTCCCGGGCGAACCCACGACCTCGCCCTCTACGGGGAGTGGCTGCGCGCCTTCGCGACTGCGACCGCTCCGGAAGGATACGGGGTGCTCGGCCACTCCTTCGGCTCGCTCGTCGTCGCAGAAGCGATCGATCAGGGGCTGGCGCCCGGGCGTGCGGTCCTCGTCAACCCGATCTCGGCACCGGCCCTCGAAGGGCCGAACGCACCGATGACCCGCCTCGCCACCGTGTACTACCGCGCGGCCCGTGCACTGCCCGAGGCCGGAGCGCGGCGACTGCTCGGCAATCCCGCCATCGTGCGCCTCATGAGCGAGGTCATGGCGAAGACGCGTGACCGGCAGCTCCGCGCGTGGATCCACGACCAGCACGACCGGTATTTCAGTGTGTTCGCGGATCCCGCGACGCTGCTCGAGGCATTCCAGGCCTCCGTCTCCCACACCGTGACCGAGGTCGCCGAGGCGTTCACGATGCCCACACTCGTCGTGGCGGGGGAGCGGGACGACCTCTCGACCCCGGTCGATCAACTGGGACTGGTGCGTCGCCTTCCCGACGCACGCTTGCGCGTGA
It encodes the following:
- a CDS encoding DUF3099 domain-containing protein — protein: MARSYSVTSAGQSAAEDRAHRMRFYFTSMALRLVCVASLFFVRSWFWAIVCIVGAVVLPYLAVMVGNAVGPTTDGSRPEAPSPAELMPPEQASDTSPRPSGVTIVIDADAHRRAEPTSPAGTEPAPGPGPGPGPGPNGPDRPDGPQGTVS
- the fabG gene encoding 3-oxoacyl-ACP reductase FabG — translated: MTTPRTVLITGGNRGIGYAIAERMIADGHRVAVTSRSGEGPAGALTVRAEMTDAASIDAAFSEIEAELGPVEVVVANAGITKDTLLLRMSEEEFTSVIDTNLTGTFRVVKRAAKGLLKGRFGRVILLSSVVALYGSPGQINYSSSKAALVGFARSLTRELGARNITANVIAPGFIETDMTAALPEEQQAQYRASIPAARFGTVEEIAGVASWLAGDDASYVSGAVIPVDGGLGMGH
- the serB gene encoding phosphoserine phosphatase SerB — translated: MPDAASSRPLVVLDCDSTTIRDEVIELLADAAGSREKVAAVTERAMRGELDFAESLAERVATLAGTQESVFADTYRRVRRSAGIEALIAEVHARGGVVGVVSGGFHEVLDPLAEDLGLDHWRANRLEVRDGRLTGRTVGPVIDATAKADALSEWADAAGIPLQATVAIGDGANDLEMMAIAGLSVAYNAKPVVRERADVSIEDDLALVIPLLDRLTA
- a CDS encoding ABC transporter ATP-binding protein, whose amino-acid sequence is MVNVLRFSDVTYVRNGRSILAGVDWNVESDQRWVILGPNGAGKTTMLKLATTGDYPTTGTVDILDERLGKVDIFELRTRIGFAGSATAKRIPESETVRDVVLTAAYSVEGRWNEAYEAIDVRQADRILAEWGLSSLADHRFGTLSDGERKRAMIARAVMTDPEMLLLDEPSASLDLGARENLLQMLSGFAASPMSPAMVMVTHHVEEIPPGFTHALLLRDGRVQAAGPLADTLTAEHLETTFGMPFDLTVRDGRYAAVARV
- a CDS encoding type B 50S ribosomal protein L31, whose protein sequence is MQTDIHPEYNAIVFRDLASGETFLTRSTRTSDKTIELDGTTYPVIDVEISSASHPFYTGKQRIMDSAGRVEKFNKRFKGFGA
- a CDS encoding exonuclease domain-containing protein; the encoded protein is MTSHLPLWAERIAVFDTETTGVDPREARIVTAAIALLNRDGEIAERYDWLLDPGVEIPLPAVQVHGISTDVARTSGIHAEVGIAQIVERVTEMLARGFPIVAYNAPFDLSLLRAEAHRYGIAWPETIAPVIDPLILDKQFDRFRRGKRTLTAVAAHYGVDIGQAHDAGDDAIAAGRVLHRLTEKFVDVIPADLDELHRRQVEWARDQAENFQAYMRRTKNPSFVAEGGWPLR
- a CDS encoding alpha/beta fold hydrolase; its protein translation is MTDAPPDLLIPTLGTTTRAWTAGPDDGAPLILVHGFRGDHHGLDGIGHAIAELVPEVRILVPDLPGFGATPAVPGRTHDLALYGEWLRAFATATAPEGYGVLGHSFGSLVVAEAIDQGLAPGRAVLVNPISAPALEGPNAPMTRLATVYYRAARALPEAGARRLLGNPAIVRLMSEVMAKTRDRQLRAWIHDQHDRYFSVFADPATLLEAFQASVSHTVTEVAEAFTMPTLVVAGERDDLSTPVDQLGLVRRLPDARLRVIPGAGHLVHYEAVADTAAWTAAFLRETQRTTAAAHDCEQTGEERE